In Eriocheir sinensis breed Jianghai 21 chromosome 23, ASM2467909v1, whole genome shotgun sequence, a single window of DNA contains:
- the LOC127002547 gene encoding uncharacterized protein LOC127002547, with translation MSNRYFLPLHNSTSNRYFLSLHNSTSNRYFLPLHNSTSNRYFLPLHNSTSNRYFLPLPNSTSNRYFLSLPNSTSNRDFLSLHNSTSNRYFLSLPNSTSNRYFLPLHNSTSNRYFLPLHNSTSNRYFLPLHNSTSNRYFLSLPNSTSNRYFLPLHNSTSNRYFLPLPNSTSNRYFLPLHNSTSNRYFLSLPNSTSNRYFLPLHNSTSNRYFLPLHNSTSNRYFLPLHNSTSNRYFLSLHNSTSNRYFLPLHNSTSNRYFLPLHNSTSNRYFLPLHNSTSNRYFLPLHNSTSNRYFLQHVFGNVATTT, from the exons CAACAGGTACTTCCTCCCCTTACATAACTCTACAAGCAACAG GTACTTCCTCTCCTTACATAACTCTACAAGCAACAG GTACTTCCTCCCCTTACATAACTCTACAAGCAACAGGTACTTCCTCCCCTTACATAACTCTACAAGCAACAGgtacttcctccccttacctaacTCTACAAGCAACAGgtacttcctctccttacctaactCTACAAGCAACAG GGACTTCCTCTCCTTACATAACTCTACAAGCAACAGgtacttcctctccttacctaactCTACAAGCAACAGGTACTTCCTCCCCTTACATAACTCTACAAGCAACAGGTACTTCCTCCCCTTACATAACTCTACAAGCAACAGGTACTTCCTCCCCTTACATAACTCTACAAGCAACAGgtacttcctctccttacctaactCTACAAGCAACAG GTACTTCCTCCCCTTACATAACTCTACAAGCAACAGgtacttcctccccttacctaacTCTACAAGCAACAG GTACTTCCTCCCCTTACATAACTCTACAAGCAACAGgtacttcctctccttacctaactCTACAAGCAACAGGTACTTCCTCCCCTTACATAACTCTACAAGCAACAGGTACTTCCTCCCCTTACATAACTCTACAAGCAACAGGTACTTCCTCCCCTTACATAACTCTACAAGCAACAGGTACTTCCTCTCCTTACATAACTCTACAAGCAACAG GTACTTCCTCCCCTTACATAACTCTACAAGCAACAGGTACTTCCTCCCCTTACATAACTCTACAAGCAACAGGTACTTCCTCCCCTTACATAACTCTACAAGCAACAG GTACTTCCTCCCCTTACATAACTCTACAAGCAACAGGTACTTCCTCCAACATGTATTTGGAAATGTGGCTACAACAACATAA